From a region of the Ardenticatena maritima genome:
- a CDS encoding LysM peptidoglycan-binding domain-containing protein has translation MRTEARITPRGCLSVLALALVVGLFCFVVGLVVQLGWRTARAPKVRPEMTVTPLGVPDVETVATLTPTSTATPEPTATPEPTATPTPTHTPTPEPEFEVYVVQSGDTLAKIAQEFGVTVEAILEANPEIEDPSRIVVGQEIRIPR, from the coding sequence ATGCGCACAGAGGCTCGCATCACCCCGCGAGGGTGTCTTTCCGTGTTGGCGCTTGCTCTGGTTGTGGGGCTTTTTTGCTTTGTGGTTGGGCTGGTTGTTCAACTTGGGTGGCGCACCGCGCGAGCGCCCAAAGTGCGCCCTGAAATGACGGTAACGCCGCTTGGCGTGCCGGACGTGGAAACAGTGGCGACGCTCACGCCCACATCCACGGCTACACCCGAACCAACCGCCACGCCTGAGCCGACCGCCACGCCCACGCCGACGCACACGCCCACGCCAGAGCCTGAGTTCGAGGTTTATGTGGTGCAGTCGGGGGATACGCTGGCTAAGATTGCCCAGGAATTTGGCGTGACGGTGGAAGCCATTCTGGAAGCCAACCCCGAGATTGAAGACCCCAGCCGCATCGTTGTGGGGCAAGAAATTCGCATTCCACGCTAG